From the genome of Brucella pseudogrignonensis, one region includes:
- a CDS encoding ABC transporter permease has product MTNDITLTSTTSRTKRTGLIARFWQWEASGILVALIVLMIALSFATDNFLSTYNMSVVARQAAFVGLVALGQTLVLLVGGIDLSVGAAAGLSAIVGSLLLTMFGVNPYMVIPLTMAFGMCLGFINGFFVAGLRLNPFIVTLATWEIFAGLTMVITKGYPIRPLGEAFSVFGRGEIFSIPIPVIFFIASGIVLIWLLTQTKFGRNIFAVGGNRDAALLVGIRAKYVEFMVFGLAGMFAALAGILFASRMDAGQPSVGEGWLMGAITAAILGGTSLRGGQGSIVGTMLGAMLLTVLANGTVLLNVSGFWQRVIVGGAVLVAVLVDLFRRRN; this is encoded by the coding sequence ATGACAAACGACATCACCCTCACCTCTACAACTTCCCGGACAAAGCGAACGGGTCTTATAGCGCGGTTTTGGCAGTGGGAAGCCAGTGGAATTCTCGTCGCACTTATCGTTTTAATGATCGCCCTCTCCTTTGCTACGGACAATTTTCTTTCAACATACAACATGTCAGTTGTGGCCCGGCAGGCAGCATTCGTTGGCTTAGTAGCCTTGGGACAAACACTTGTCCTACTCGTCGGCGGCATCGACCTCTCTGTAGGGGCCGCGGCCGGTCTCTCAGCGATTGTTGGGTCACTCTTGCTCACCATGTTTGGTGTTAACCCTTACATGGTGATCCCGCTCACGATGGCTTTTGGTATGTGCCTTGGTTTCATCAATGGCTTTTTCGTCGCCGGTTTACGCCTCAATCCGTTCATCGTGACGCTTGCAACCTGGGAGATCTTTGCGGGCCTGACCATGGTCATCACCAAAGGATATCCCATCCGCCCACTTGGAGAGGCATTCAGTGTCTTTGGGAGGGGAGAAATATTCTCCATACCAATACCGGTGATATTTTTTATTGCATCCGGTATCGTGCTCATCTGGCTTCTCACACAGACCAAATTTGGACGCAATATATTTGCCGTTGGCGGCAACAGGGACGCAGCTCTTCTCGTTGGTATTCGCGCAAAATATGTTGAGTTCATGGTTTTCGGGCTTGCTGGAATGTTTGCTGCACTTGCAGGAATTCTATTCGCAAGCCGCATGGACGCAGGGCAGCCATCAGTGGGCGAAGGTTGGCTGATGGGTGCGATAACTGCAGCAATTCTTGGCGGCACCAGTCTTCGTGGCGGTCAAGGATCAATTGTAGGCACTATGCTTGGTGCTATGCTTCTAACTGTATTAGCCAATGGGACGGTTCTTCTTAACGTTTCGGGCTTTTGGCAACGCGTCATTGTAGGCGGTGCAGTTCTCGTTGCTGTGTTGGTCGACCTCTTCCGCCGTCGCAATTAG
- a CDS encoding sugar ABC transporter ATP-binding protein, translating to MLQYTFEAKDIYKSYGVVHALKGVSIGIKPGEVHAIIGENGAGKSTLMNIFCGKTRPSTGTLYRDNEKVSFNKPLDAQKSGISIAPQEINLVPNLTVAENVMLGAHSMSKITINWKKTREKAIRHLLEIDKSIDIQSKVFELSKAQQQLVQIARAAATSARILILDEPTATLTSRETEKLFSYIRRFRADGGAVFYISHRLDEIMELSDRITVLRDGSYVCELDPKTTTKDEMVRQMAGRLVGRGNPTPHLGVEKRDVVLKVDGLTRQGEFENVSFELHKGEILGVSGLVGAGRTEVAKCIFGLTQADSGTVELFGQQLLRRTPLDCIAKGLVYLPEERKQEGIFPLLSITENMCMPSLDRFSGMLHMRTADMLKEVDGFIERLRIKLSSPSDPITSLSGGNQQKVIIGRWLMQNARVLIMDEPTRGIDVAAKFEIQAELRRFTDKEGLSIVFISSELEEVLDVSDRIVVMHEGKVKGIPAAASATQESLLQLAMS from the coding sequence ATGTTACAGTACACTTTCGAAGCCAAGGACATTTACAAATCGTATGGCGTCGTTCATGCGCTAAAAGGCGTTTCAATCGGTATAAAGCCAGGTGAAGTTCACGCGATCATCGGCGAAAACGGCGCTGGAAAAAGCACGTTGATGAATATCTTTTGTGGCAAAACTCGACCATCAACAGGAACGCTTTATCGAGACAATGAAAAGGTCTCTTTCAACAAGCCCCTAGACGCCCAAAAATCAGGCATCAGCATCGCGCCGCAGGAAATAAATCTCGTACCCAATTTGACCGTTGCTGAGAACGTCATGTTGGGTGCCCATTCGATGTCAAAGATAACCATCAATTGGAAAAAGACACGTGAGAAGGCCATTCGGCACCTGCTCGAAATTGACAAATCTATCGACATCCAAAGCAAAGTTTTCGAACTGAGTAAAGCACAGCAGCAATTGGTTCAGATTGCGCGAGCGGCAGCGACTTCAGCTCGAATTCTTATCCTTGATGAGCCAACAGCTACACTGACCTCGCGCGAAACGGAGAAGCTTTTCAGCTATATACGTCGCTTTCGTGCTGATGGTGGTGCCGTATTCTATATTTCTCATCGTCTAGATGAAATAATGGAGCTATCCGATAGGATTACCGTGCTGCGAGACGGCTCCTATGTCTGTGAGCTTGACCCCAAGACAACAACCAAAGATGAGATGGTGCGCCAGATGGCTGGGCGCTTAGTTGGTCGTGGGAACCCAACCCCTCACTTGGGGGTTGAAAAACGTGATGTCGTACTCAAAGTCGATGGCCTAACGCGTCAAGGCGAATTCGAGAATGTAAGTTTCGAGCTTCACAAAGGAGAAATCCTTGGCGTCTCAGGTCTTGTCGGCGCCGGTCGTACCGAGGTTGCGAAGTGTATTTTTGGCCTCACGCAAGCTGATAGCGGCACCGTGGAACTTTTCGGACAGCAGCTTCTACGGCGCACTCCGCTCGATTGCATTGCCAAGGGCCTTGTCTATTTACCCGAGGAGAGAAAACAAGAAGGAATATTCCCACTACTAAGTATCACGGAAAACATGTGCATGCCGTCGCTCGACCGTTTCAGTGGAATGCTGCACATGCGCACCGCGGACATGCTCAAAGAAGTCGATGGCTTTATAGAACGACTGCGCATCAAACTTTCTTCGCCTTCTGATCCGATTACAAGCCTCAGCGGCGGCAACCAACAAAAGGTGATTATCGGCCGATGGCTGATGCAAAACGCGCGTGTTCTGATCATGGATGAACCGACACGTGGCATTGACGTCGCCGCGAAATTCGAAATCCAAGCCGAACTGCGCAGATTTACCGACAAAGAAGGGCTCTCGATCGTCTTCATTTCTTCCGAACTTGAAGAAGTGCTGGATGTCTCTGATCGCATCGTAGTCATGCACGAAGGAAAAGTTAAAGGAATTCCTGCCGCCGCAAGTGCAACGCAGGAATCGCTTCTACAACTCGCAATGAGCTAG
- a CDS encoding substrate-binding domain-containing protein: MKLSKLFISAAVMSTIAGSNAYAQSQQDLIKPIDKELTFVFIPKVIHPWYDVVAEGSKFAAEEFAKSGIKINVIWDQPPQADVADQNQRIETNIGRKPDGLAVACLDRATNVQLLTEAKEAGVNVTTFNSFCDDKFPFIGPKSSYQDGADLGEFLAKHLNGQGKIGILAGSLTASDHVERIQGFKKALEAYPDMQIVFEQPDNDILEEAVTLTENALQANPDIAGIFGSNASNPIGAARAVKNAGLAGKIAIVGMDDLPESVDAVCDGTITALKAQRQWDMGYWSVKYLVAVNENHTIPMFHDTGSRFITKEDCK; the protein is encoded by the coding sequence ATGAAACTGTCCAAATTATTTATAAGCGCAGCTGTGATGTCCACCATCGCAGGGAGTAATGCTTATGCACAAAGCCAGCAAGACCTCATTAAACCTATCGACAAAGAGCTCACCTTCGTCTTCATCCCTAAGGTAATTCATCCTTGGTATGACGTCGTCGCGGAAGGCAGCAAATTCGCGGCAGAAGAATTTGCAAAGTCCGGCATAAAAATCAATGTCATCTGGGATCAGCCTCCGCAGGCGGACGTTGCAGATCAAAACCAGCGGATTGAGACGAATATCGGTCGCAAGCCAGATGGTCTTGCTGTCGCTTGCCTTGATAGAGCGACCAATGTTCAGCTTCTAACTGAGGCCAAAGAAGCAGGCGTCAATGTGACGACCTTTAACTCGTTCTGCGATGACAAATTTCCTTTCATAGGACCCAAAAGCAGCTATCAGGACGGCGCTGACCTTGGTGAGTTTCTTGCAAAGCACTTAAACGGTCAAGGCAAAATAGGCATTCTTGCTGGCAGCCTTACTGCGTCGGATCATGTCGAGCGCATCCAAGGTTTCAAGAAGGCGCTTGAGGCTTACCCAGACATGCAGATCGTGTTTGAGCAGCCCGACAATGATATTCTCGAAGAGGCCGTCACACTAACCGAGAATGCACTTCAAGCGAATCCCGACATCGCGGGGATCTTTGGCTCAAATGCATCCAACCCGATTGGTGCAGCCCGTGCTGTTAAGAATGCGGGCTTAGCAGGCAAGATAGCGATCGTCGGCATGGATGACTTGCCGGAATCTGTTGATGCAGTCTGCGATGGCACGATCACTGCGCTCAAAGCCCAACGCCAATGGGACATGGGTTATTGGTCGGTCAAGTACCTGGTCGCAGTAAACGAAAACCACACAATTCCGATGTTCCACGACACTGGTTCGCGCTTCATAACCAAGGAAGACTGTAAGTAA
- a CDS encoding zinc-dependent dehydrogenase — protein MKAGLLKEPNYLLFQTVADPKLSAGDILIRVKAATVCGTDIRIFRGRKTAGVRYPSILGHEFAGEVVDNGGHSQFVCGDAVAVCPAIPCGYCDYCKRGYENICQNLTAIGYEIDGAFAEYIRIPAKAVELRNVFKIPTSLSWEKAALVEPLSCVLNGQEKIGIEVGDSVVILGSGPIGLLHTKLARHSGAAKIIVSEPSPTRRHAAIAAGADIVVDPVNEDLNAIVRQHTKGIGADKLIVAIGVTKLANDALSLVRHRGKISLFAGFSSTDMATMDVNLIHYNELIVTGSFGLNRLQFEKSLDMITSGQIEVESMLTHRFELKDIAQALETAEKGSAVKVAIINS, from the coding sequence ATGAAAGCAGGTTTACTCAAAGAGCCGAATTATCTGCTCTTTCAAACCGTTGCCGATCCAAAATTATCGGCTGGCGATATTTTAATTCGCGTCAAAGCGGCTACTGTTTGTGGTACCGATATACGTATCTTTAGGGGTAGAAAAACAGCCGGTGTTCGTTATCCGTCGATCCTTGGACACGAATTTGCCGGTGAGGTTGTCGACAATGGCGGTCACAGCCAATTCGTTTGTGGGGACGCTGTTGCCGTATGTCCGGCCATACCTTGCGGCTACTGCGACTACTGTAAGCGTGGTTATGAGAATATCTGTCAAAATCTGACCGCCATTGGATACGAAATCGACGGAGCCTTCGCCGAATATATAAGAATTCCGGCAAAGGCAGTTGAATTGCGCAACGTCTTCAAGATTCCCACTTCCCTTAGTTGGGAAAAGGCAGCACTTGTCGAACCATTATCCTGCGTCCTCAACGGTCAGGAAAAGATAGGAATCGAAGTCGGAGATAGTGTTGTCATCCTTGGGTCGGGTCCGATTGGCTTGCTACACACCAAGTTGGCACGTCATTCTGGTGCCGCCAAGATTATCGTAAGTGAGCCAAGTCCGACGCGCCGGCATGCCGCTATCGCTGCAGGCGCAGATATCGTTGTTGACCCTGTCAATGAGGATCTCAATGCAATCGTACGTCAGCATACAAAAGGGATTGGGGCCGATAAGCTTATAGTCGCGATAGGAGTGACGAAGCTTGCCAATGATGCACTCTCGCTTGTTCGTCACCGCGGGAAGATAAGTTTGTTCGCCGGATTTTCATCCACGGACATGGCGACCATGGATGTTAACCTCATCCATTATAACGAGCTTATCGTGACCGGTTCATTCGGGCTTAATCGGCTACAGTTCGAAAAGTCGCTCGACATGATTACATCTGGCCAAATCGAAGTTGAGTCGATGCTAACGCATCGCTTTGAACTAAAGGATATAGCACAGGCTCTGGAAACTGCAGAAAAGGGTAGTGCCGTAAAGGTCGCTATAATCAACTCATGA
- a CDS encoding glycerol-3-phosphate dehydrogenase/oxidase — MTLAISRIDTVKSHYSVLIIGGGINGCGVFRDLSAQGIDCLLVDKGDFCSGASAAPSRLIHGGIKYLETGEFRLVRQSAMERNLLLKNAPHYVKPLETVLPIYSWFGGIIPSIKRFFRLKAKLNDRGAIITEIGLCLYDLFGRHFRTMPRHRMLLRRSITSIMPELSRRVVASGIYYEGRITHAERLGLELLLDGMQDNPVSIALNYVSVSGACSSGIILTDELTGRNVTVNADIVINAGGAWIDVVNEKLGVATQYMGGNKGSHLIVRNSRLYEALGGRMIYFGSADGRVNLLYPFMGNVLVGSTDIPVRDPELAVCDDAERQYLLNVTREVFPDIEIRANEVIMTYCGVRPLPRSEGIAAGEISRDHSIEKDLIPKTETPVLSLIGGKWTTYRGFSEEAADIVLALLGKPRTCSTTDLPIGGGKDFPISATEKGRFIEDLSKVTGISQVASDLFDRYGTRAKLIAADYNQAGLVTLPAYSSFELAWICRNEHVGRLTDLLFRRTDIALSGRLSAALIAEAATIAADVLNWNAERQRNEIEATWKACHSHGIAI; from the coding sequence ATGACCCTTGCTATTTCTCGTATAGACACTGTTAAATCACACTATTCTGTACTCATAATCGGCGGAGGAATCAACGGGTGCGGTGTTTTCCGTGACCTCTCTGCCCAAGGCATTGATTGCTTACTGGTCGATAAGGGGGACTTTTGTTCTGGCGCGAGTGCGGCTCCGTCGCGCCTCATCCATGGTGGTATCAAGTATCTTGAGACTGGCGAATTTCGTCTCGTTCGACAATCAGCGATGGAACGCAATCTACTGCTGAAAAACGCACCGCATTACGTCAAACCCCTGGAGACCGTGCTACCGATTTACTCTTGGTTTGGGGGGATTATTCCCTCCATCAAGCGATTTTTTCGGCTGAAAGCAAAGCTCAATGATCGTGGAGCGATTATTACCGAGATCGGACTGTGCCTCTATGATCTGTTCGGGCGGCATTTTCGAACAATGCCCAGGCATCGTATGCTTCTTCGACGGTCTATAACATCCATCATGCCTGAGTTAAGCAGGAGAGTAGTTGCCAGTGGCATCTATTACGAAGGGCGGATCACGCATGCAGAGCGATTGGGTCTTGAGCTGCTTCTCGATGGTATGCAAGATAATCCGGTATCCATTGCACTCAATTACGTTTCAGTTTCTGGAGCCTGCAGCAGTGGTATAATTTTGACGGATGAGCTTACAGGTCGAAATGTAACCGTGAATGCGGATATTGTCATTAATGCCGGAGGTGCCTGGATTGATGTTGTTAACGAAAAGCTTGGTGTAGCCACGCAATATATGGGTGGTAACAAGGGCTCTCACCTGATTGTTCGCAACTCAAGACTTTATGAAGCGCTGGGCGGTCGAATGATTTACTTCGGCTCCGCAGATGGGCGTGTAAATCTACTCTACCCATTTATGGGCAATGTCCTTGTTGGTTCAACCGACATCCCTGTGCGAGATCCAGAACTGGCAGTGTGTGATGATGCAGAGCGCCAATATCTTTTAAATGTGACACGAGAAGTTTTCCCTGACATTGAAATACGAGCGAATGAAGTAATAATGACGTATTGCGGCGTTCGCCCTCTTCCTCGCAGTGAAGGCATAGCCGCAGGGGAGATTAGCCGTGATCACTCAATCGAAAAAGATCTGATCCCGAAAACTGAAACACCCGTGCTGTCACTTATTGGTGGCAAATGGACGACTTATCGCGGCTTCTCCGAAGAGGCAGCGGATATTGTACTTGCTCTCCTTGGTAAACCTCGAACATGTTCGACGACAGATCTGCCAATTGGTGGCGGGAAGGATTTTCCGATTAGCGCTACCGAGAAAGGCCGTTTTATCGAAGATCTTTCAAAAGTCACCGGCATAAGCCAAGTTGCATCTGATCTCTTTGATCGTTACGGCACCCGAGCAAAACTTATTGCAGCTGATTACAACCAGGCGGGATTAGTTACACTTCCAGCATATAGCAGCTTCGAGCTCGCTTGGATTTGTCGCAATGAACATGTAGGTCGGCTAACGGACCTCTTATTCCGTCGCACCGATATAGCACTGTCAGGTCGTCTTTCAGCCGCCCTCATTGCAGAAGCAGCTACGATTGCTGCTGATGTGCTGAATTGGAACGCGGAGCGTCAGAGAAATGAAATAGAAGCAACCTGGAAAGCCTGTCACTCTCATGGAATTGCTATCTAA
- a CDS encoding transposase, with the protein MRDVIGIDVSKAFLDAYKTTTKEHKQFPNNSRGCCALLRWLDHTKVIFEATGSYHRVLEKTLAETGIAFVKVNPRQARRFAEAAGFMAKTDKIDAAMLAKMEAALDLKESTVKVELLHVLKELSMSRLGLIKDRTATANRLQIAQQALVRRQLKARLRFIEKQLAELDGALIELIESDDQLNRRYQILRSIPGIGAITAITMLIEMPELGSLDSKEAASLAGLAPLTRQSGTWKGNAYIKGGRRTLRCAMYMPAVVALRFNPDLKQKYTALREVGKPAKVAITAIMRKLIIIANALLKQERMWSDKTA; encoded by the coding sequence ATGCGTGACGTTATCGGAATTGACGTTTCTAAAGCCTTTTTGGATGCTTATAAGACAACTACAAAAGAGCATAAGCAATTTCCTAATAATTCCCGGGGATGCTGCGCCTTGTTGCGTTGGCTCGATCATACCAAAGTAATTTTTGAAGCGACCGGCTCCTACCATAGAGTTCTTGAGAAAACCCTTGCTGAGACCGGAATAGCATTCGTCAAAGTTAACCCAAGGCAAGCCCGCCGCTTCGCTGAAGCCGCAGGGTTTATGGCAAAAACTGACAAAATAGACGCGGCCATGCTCGCCAAGATGGAGGCCGCACTTGATTTAAAAGAAAGCACAGTAAAAGTCGAACTATTACATGTGCTTAAAGAGCTATCGATGTCTCGATTAGGGCTCATCAAGGATCGCACAGCTACGGCTAACCGATTGCAAATAGCTCAGCAAGCTTTGGTGAGACGTCAACTAAAAGCTCGCCTTCGTTTCATTGAGAAGCAGCTAGCCGAGTTGGATGGCGCACTGATCGAGTTGATTGAAAGTGATGATCAATTGAACAGGCGCTATCAAATTCTCAGAAGCATTCCAGGTATTGGCGCAATCACCGCAATCACAATGTTGATTGAAATGCCCGAACTCGGAAGTTTGGATTCGAAAGAAGCCGCATCTCTCGCAGGTTTGGCTCCGCTTACCAGGCAGTCCGGAACATGGAAAGGCAACGCATACATCAAAGGTGGGCGAAGGACATTGCGATGTGCCATGTACATGCCAGCCGTAGTTGCTCTGCGCTTCAATCCGGATTTAAAGCAAAAGTACACCGCTTTAAGAGAAGTAGGAAAACCTGCAAAAGTGGCCATAACCGCAATCATGCGAAAGCTTATTATAATCGCGAACGCGCTGCTTAAACAGGAACGAATGTGGTCCGATAAAACTGCTTGA
- a CDS encoding IS3 family transposase (programmed frameshift), translating to MRQKPVPQTSSAEKTIKDIRRATRKHYSAEDKIRIVLEGLRGEDSIAAICRREGIAESLYYSWSKEFLEAGKKRLAGDTARSATSDEVKALRRESRDLKEALADVTLENRLLKKKHDRGWGRRRMRYPATEKLEIIRLVEQSHLSARQTLEKLGIPRPTFYRWYSRFLAHGVEGLEERTSAASRVWNRIPDDIRDRIIALALDHADLSPRELAVKFTDTESYFVSEASVYRLLKAHDLVTSPAYIVIKANDEFKDKTTRPNEMWQTDFTYLKVIGWGWFYLSTILDDYSRYIIAWKLCTSMKVDDVTDTLDLALAASGCDKVKVEHRPRLLSDNGSCYVASDLGEWLEKYKIDQVHGAPGHPQTQGKIERWHQTLKNRILLENYFFKEDLEAQIAAFVEHYNHRRYHESLDNLTPADVYFGRAQTILLERERIKRDTIRKRRLNHQAKAA from the exons ATGAGACAGAAACCCGTTCCCCAAACGTCTTCTGCGGAGAAGACGATCAAAGATATCCGTCGTGCCACGCGTAAACATTATTCGGCCGAGGATAAAATCCGTATTGTTCTGGAAGGTCTGCGCGGGGAAGACAGCATTGCTGCGATCTGCCGCCGCGAAGGGATTGCAGAGAGCCTGTATTATAGCTGGTCGAAGGAATTCCTTGAAGCTGGCAAGAAGCGCCTTGCAGGCGACACCGCCCGTTCTGCCACCAGCGACGAAGTAAAAGCGCTGCGTCGTGAAAGCCGTGACCTGAAGGAGGCATTAGCCGACGTCACCCTGGAAAACCGCCTGCTCA AAAAAAAGCATGATCGGGGATGGGGGCGACGACGAATGAGATATCCCGCCACCGAAAAGCTTGAGATCATCCGGCTTGTGGAGCAGTCGCATTTGTCAGCCAGGCAGACGCTGGAAAAGCTGGGCATTCCAAGGCCAACCTTCTATCGATGGTATAGTCGCTTCCTTGCCCACGGTGTCGAAGGACTGGAAGAGCGGACGTCCGCAGCTTCGCGGGTGTGGAATCGTATCCCTGACGATATCCGGGATCGCATCATCGCACTGGCGCTCGATCATGCCGACCTGTCACCGCGTGAACTGGCGGTGAAGTTCACTGATACGGAAAGTTATTTTGTATCAGAGGCTTCGGTCTATCGCTTACTCAAGGCTCACGACCTGGTCACGTCGCCAGCCTATATTGTCATCAAGGCCAATGACGAGTTCAAGGACAAGACCACGAGGCCGAACGAGATGTGGCAAACCGACTTCACCTACCTGAAGGTCATCGGCTGGGGATGGTTTTACCTATCGACCATCCTCGACGATTATTCCCGTTACATCATCGCCTGGAAGCTGTGCACCAGCATGAAGGTGGATGACGTCACCGATACACTCGATCTTGCATTGGCCGCCTCAGGCTGTGACAAGGTCAAGGTTGAGCACCGGCCGCGTCTGCTGTCGGACAACGGTTCGTGTTACGTCGCCTCCGATCTCGGCGAATGGCTGGAGAAATACAAGATCGACCAGGTTCACGGCGCTCCCGGCCACCCGCAGACGCAAGGGAAAATCGAACGCTGGCACCAGACGCTGAAGAACCGCATCCTGCTTGAAAACTACTTCTTCAAGGAGGACCTCGAAGCCCAGATTGCAGCCTTCGTCGAGCATTACAATCATCGCCGTTACCATGAGAGCCTCGACAATCTCACTCCCGCCGACGTCTACTTCGGACGCGCACAGACCATCCTGCTCGAACGCGAAAGGATCAAACGAGACACCATCAGAAAACGCCGCTTGAACCACCAGGCCAAAGCCGCTTAA
- a CDS encoding IS110 family transposase has translation MSKSIPSNTQNLRRMNPRAAAIDIGATMHMAAVNPDADDMPIRAFGTFTHDLNNLAHWFKSCGVTSVAMESTGVYWIPAYEILEQYGFEVILVNARYAKNVPGRKTDVSDAAWLRQLHSYGLLRGSFRPNAQIATLRAYLRQRERLVEYAAAHIQHMQKALMEMNLQLHHVVSDITGVTGMRIIRAIVAGERDPDVLASLRDTRCHSSVETIRASLVGNDRDEHIFALSQSLDLYDFYQQKMLECDHKLEQAIATMTHNVEKPQSPLPKIRIRTKQPNTPSFDVRAALYGLVGTDLTQIHGFGALLALKLIGECGTDLRAWPTAKHFTSWLCLALGNKISGGRLLSSRTRRSSSRAAALLRLAATTNGRSDTVLGTFYRRLAGRIGKQKAVTATARKIAVLFFNALRFGMAYRDPGAEAYDERHRGRVLASLQRRARALGYQLDPIPDAESVS, from the coding sequence ATGTCCAAGTCTATACCATCTAACACGCAGAATCTAAGGCGCATGAACCCGAGAGCTGCCGCCATCGATATTGGCGCGACTATGCATATGGCAGCCGTCAATCCTGACGCTGATGACATGCCAATCCGCGCTTTCGGGACTTTTACCCATGATCTGAACAATCTTGCTCACTGGTTCAAATCCTGCGGGGTCACCAGTGTCGCCATGGAATCGACAGGCGTCTATTGGATACCGGCTTACGAGATTTTGGAGCAGTATGGGTTTGAGGTAATTCTCGTCAATGCGCGTTATGCAAAGAATGTTCCTGGTCGAAAGACCGATGTCAGCGATGCGGCATGGCTGCGCCAACTGCACTCCTATGGTCTGCTTCGAGGAAGCTTTCGGCCGAATGCGCAAATTGCCACTCTGCGTGCATATTTGCGGCAACGAGAACGACTGGTCGAATACGCGGCCGCTCATATCCAGCATATGCAAAAGGCGTTGATGGAGATGAATCTTCAGCTTCACCATGTCGTGTCAGACATCACCGGCGTCACAGGCATGAGGATCATCCGGGCGATCGTTGCCGGAGAACGAGACCCGGATGTGCTGGCATCCTTGCGCGATACCCGTTGTCACTCCTCGGTCGAAACGATACGCGCATCCCTGGTTGGGAATGATCGGGATGAACACATCTTTGCGCTTTCCCAATCGTTGGACCTGTACGACTTTTATCAGCAAAAGATGCTCGAATGCGATCACAAGCTCGAGCAGGCGATCGCCACAATGACGCATAATGTCGAAAAGCCACAATCGCCGTTGCCTAAGATCAGAATAAGGACGAAGCAGCCGAATACGCCATCGTTTGATGTCCGGGCCGCATTATATGGCCTTGTAGGAACGGACTTGACGCAAATTCATGGCTTCGGTGCATTACTTGCTCTGAAGTTGATTGGTGAGTGCGGCACAGATTTGCGGGCATGGCCAACCGCCAAACACTTTACATCGTGGCTTTGCCTGGCTCTGGGCAACAAGATATCTGGCGGGAGACTTCTTTCGTCGAGAACGCGCCGATCATCGAGTCGGGCGGCCGCACTCTTGCGGTTGGCAGCTACCACGAATGGCCGAAGCGACACAGTGCTGGGTACGTTTTACCGACGTTTGGCAGGGCGTATCGGCAAGCAGAAAGCAGTGACAGCGACTGCACGCAAGATCGCTGTGCTCTTCTTCAACGCTCTTCGCTTCGGTATGGCTTATCGTGATCCTGGTGCAGAGGCATATGATGAGCGACATCGCGGCCGGGTTCTGGCAAGCCTACAACGCCGTGCTCGAGCTTTGGGATATCAGCTTGATCCCATCCCCGATGCAGAGAGTGTTTCTTAG
- a CDS encoding porin family protein, translating into MTNIKSLLLASAVAIVAINGAKAADTIVDQEPVPVVAAPSFTWNGAYVGGQVGYGWGKSEFEGGIKVKPDGFVGGLYAGYNFDLGNNVVLGIDGDVSYNNLKDSYSGSVDDITGEVESKLRWSGAVRARAGYAVDRFLPYIAGGVAFGSVKNSVSLTDGVDEITVSESKTYTGWTIGGGVDYAATDNLILRLEYRYTDYGKKDFDFGEGVGIEDKFKTNEVRVGVAYKF; encoded by the coding sequence ATGACGAACATCAAGTCTCTTTTACTGGCATCTGCCGTTGCAATCGTTGCTATAAACGGCGCGAAGGCCGCTGACACTATTGTTGACCAGGAACCAGTTCCGGTTGTTGCAGCTCCGTCATTCACCTGGAACGGTGCATATGTCGGTGGCCAGGTCGGTTATGGCTGGGGCAAGTCTGAATTCGAAGGCGGCATCAAGGTTAAGCCTGATGGCTTCGTTGGCGGTCTGTATGCTGGTTATAATTTCGATCTCGGTAACAATGTCGTTCTCGGCATTGATGGCGACGTCAGCTACAACAACCTGAAGGACAGCTACAGCGGGTCCGTTGATGATATTACGGGCGAAGTGGAAAGCAAGTTGCGTTGGTCCGGCGCTGTCCGTGCCCGTGCGGGTTACGCAGTTGACCGCTTCCTGCCTTACATTGCTGGCGGTGTAGCATTCGGCAGCGTGAAGAATTCGGTTTCCCTCACCGATGGCGTTGATGAGATCACCGTGTCTGAGAGCAAGACCTATACCGGTTGGACCATTGGCGGTGGCGTGGATTATGCCGCGACCGACAATCTTATTCTTCGTCTCGAATACCGTTACACCGACTACGGCAAAAAGGATTTCGATTTCGGCGAAGGTGTGGGGATTGAAGACAAGTTCAAAACGAACGAAGTGCGCGTCGGTGTGGCATACAAATTCTAA